GATGTCCTCGCGGTGTATCTGGTGTGCGGCCTGTATGTCCTCGTGTAACATCGCCGCGGGCGACAACCAGTATCTGGGTCCGGCGGCGATCAACAAGGCCTACAAGTTCGCGATGGACGACCGCGAGGAAGCCGAGCTCAAAGAACACCGACTCCGCATCTTAGAGCAGGAACACGGCGTCTGGCGGTGTCAGACCCAGTTCTCCTGTACCGAGGTGTGTCCGAAGGACATCCCGCTCACCGAGCACATCCAGGAGCTCAAGCGTGAAGCGGTGAAGAAGAACCTGAAATTCTGGTAACAATCATGTACGAACACGACGTCATCGTGGTCGGCGGCGGCGGAGCCGGCCTCCGCGCCGCGATCGCGGCACACGAAGCGGGAGCGGACGTAGCGATCGTCACGAAACTCCACCCGGTGCGCAGCCACACCGGGGCGGCAGAGGGCGGCATCAACGCCGCGCTGCGCGAGGGCGACGACTGGGAGCTGCACGCCTACGACACCATGAAGGGGTCGGACTACCTCGGCGACGCTCCGGCGATCGAGACCCTCGCGAAGGACGCGCCGAAGGACACGATCACCTTAGAGCACTGGGGGATGCCCTTCTCGCGTGAGGAGGACGGAACGGTCTCTCAGCGCCCCTTCGGTGGGCTCTCGTTCCCCCGCACCACCTACGCGGGCGCCGAGACGGGCCACCACCTGCTGCACACGCTGTACGAACAGGTCGTCAAGCGCGGCGTCCAGGTCTACGACGAGTGGTTCGTGATGAACCTCGCCGTCACCGACGAGCCCGACCCGAACGACCGCACCTGCCACGGCGTCGTCGCCTACGACGTCCAGACCGGCAAGATTCAGGGCTTCAAGGCCAACAAGGGCGTCATCCTCGCGACCGGCGGTCCCGGACAGGCCTTCGACCACACCACCAACGCCGTCTCCTGTACCGGCGACGGTCCGGCGATGGCGTATCGGGCGGGCGTCCCGCTCGAGGACATGGAGTTCATTCAGTTCCACCCGACGTCGCTGCCATCGACCGGCGTGCTGATCTCCGAGGGGGTCCGCGGTGAGGGTGGCATCCTCTACAACAACGAGGGCGAACGGTTCATGTTCGAGCACGGCTACGCGAACAACGCCGGCGAACTCGCGAGCCGCGACGTCGTCTCCCGCGCCGAGCTGACGGAGGTCAACGAGGGTCGCGGCGTCAAAGACGAGTACGTCCACCTCGACATGCGCCACCTCGGCGCCGACCGGATTCTCGACCGCCTCGAGAACATCCTCCACCTCGCGGAGGACTTCGAGGGCGTCGACGGGCTCGTCGAGCCGATGCCGGTCAAGCCCGGCCAGCACTACGCGATGGGTGGCATCGAGACCGACGAGAACGGCGAGACCTGCATCGGCGGTCTCTACGCCGCTGGCGAGTGTGCCTGCGTCTCCGTCCACGGCGGCAACCGGCTCGGCGGGAACGCCTTACCCGAGCTGATCGTCTTCGGCAAGCGCGCGGGCTACCACGCCGCCGGAAAGGACCTCGGCGAGGCGCAGATCGAGACCGGCTACGCCGAGGGCGTCGAGGAAGAGGGCGACATCGACCTCCCGATCGAGCCTGGCGAGGCTGGTATCGAGCCCGCCACCGGCGACGCCGTCGCCGACGGCTCCGGGCAAGTCGCCGACGCCGACGCCGCCGTCGAGCGCGCCGTCGAGGCCGAGCGCGAGCGCGTCGACCACCTGATGGACAAAGACGACGGCGTCCAGCACGCCGAGATCCGCGCGAAGCTCCAGAAGGCGATGACCGCCGACGTGAACGTCTTCCGGACCGAGGAGGGTATCAAGCGCGCACTGAAAGTCATCCGCGAGTGTCGCGAGGAGTATCAGGACGTCTACGTCGACGACCCCTCGCGGACGTTCAACACCGACCTCCAGCAGACCTACGAGACGCGAAACCTGATCGACGTCGCCGAGACGATCGCGCTGGGTGCGCTCGTGCGCAAGGAGTTCCGCGGCGCCCACTGGCGCTACGAGAAACAGGAGCGCGACGACGAGAACTGGCTCAAACACACGATGATCTCCTGGAACGGCGGCAAACCGTCGGTCTGGTACCGGCCCGTCATCCTCGAGGGCGAAGACAAGACGTACGAACCGAAGATCCGGAGCTACTAGACCGCTCGGTTCAGATTCCGAGCACCTCGAGTACGTCGACGCCGACGTCGAAGTGGTCGATCAGTTTGTAGCCGAGAAATATTCCGACGATTCCCATGACACCGGGCAGCTCCGGCGGTGCCGGGATCGGAACGTGAAGAAACCTGAACAGCGCACCGGCCAGGAGGCCGGTCAGGAGCGCGAGGACGGTGAGTTGCATCGACATCGGATAGACTCTCTCCGGTGAAAGTACAAAAACGATGCGCCAACCTCGTGGCACGGCGTCGCCTCACGACGGTCGCGACCGTTCGTACGACGATCGTCGCGGCCGACACAGACCTGGATCGGTGA
This portion of the Natronobeatus ordinarius genome encodes:
- a CDS encoding XapX domain-containing protein; this encodes MSMQLTVLALLTGLLAGALFRFLHVPIPAPPELPGVMGIVGIFLGYKLIDHFDVGVDVLEVLGI
- a CDS encoding FAD-binding protein, with the translated sequence MYEHDVIVVGGGGAGLRAAIAAHEAGADVAIVTKLHPVRSHTGAAEGGINAALREGDDWELHAYDTMKGSDYLGDAPAIETLAKDAPKDTITLEHWGMPFSREEDGTVSQRPFGGLSFPRTTYAGAETGHHLLHTLYEQVVKRGVQVYDEWFVMNLAVTDEPDPNDRTCHGVVAYDVQTGKIQGFKANKGVILATGGPGQAFDHTTNAVSCTGDGPAMAYRAGVPLEDMEFIQFHPTSLPSTGVLISEGVRGEGGILYNNEGERFMFEHGYANNAGELASRDVVSRAELTEVNEGRGVKDEYVHLDMRHLGADRILDRLENILHLAEDFEGVDGLVEPMPVKPGQHYAMGGIETDENGETCIGGLYAAGECACVSVHGGNRLGGNALPELIVFGKRAGYHAAGKDLGEAQIETGYAEGVEEEGDIDLPIEPGEAGIEPATGDAVADGSGQVADADAAVERAVEAERERVDHLMDKDDGVQHAEIRAKLQKAMTADVNVFRTEEGIKRALKVIRECREEYQDVYVDDPSRTFNTDLQQTYETRNLIDVAETIALGALVRKEFRGAHWRYEKQERDDENWLKHTMISWNGGKPSVWYRPVILEGEDKTYEPKIRSY